The following are from one region of the Halarcobacter sp. genome:
- a CDS encoding transporter substrate-binding domain-containing protein, producing the protein MFKKILLALLTFFAINSLYAEDINLWKKSTLNKILDKGVLKVGLEPGYMPFEMKDKKGRIIGYDVDIAKAMAKAMGVKLEIVPTAFDGIIAGLLTGKFDVIIAGMTITQQRNLKINFSDPYLVVGQTVLLNKDFEQKIKFAKDLDDKKYVITAKLGQTGEIVAKKFFKNAIINTFDTEAEAVAEVLNGRATAFINDQPYNAIFADDKGKGKLVHLDKPLTYEPLAFAIRKGDPDFLNWLNNFLRQIKEDKVVNLHEILYQKWFVDTKWLDKLQ; encoded by the coding sequence ATGTTTAAAAAAATTTTACTTGCATTATTAACTTTTTTTGCAATAAATAGTTTATATGCAGAAGATATAAATTTATGGAAAAAATCAACACTAAATAAAATTTTAGATAAAGGTGTTTTAAAAGTTGGTTTAGAACCAGGTTATATGCCTTTTGAGATGAAAGATAAAAAAGGTAGAATTATTGGTTATGATGTTGACATTGCAAAAGCAATGGCAAAAGCGATGGGAGTTAAATTAGAAATTGTTCCAACAGCATTTGATGGGATAATTGCTGGGTTATTAACTGGAAAATTTGATGTTATCATTGCAGGAATGACAATAACACAACAAAGAAATCTTAAAATTAATTTTTCTGATCCATATCTTGTTGTTGGACAAACAGTTTTATTAAATAAAGATTTTGAACAAAAGATTAAATTTGCAAAAGATTTAGATGACAAAAAATATGTTATTACAGCAAAGCTTGGGCAAACAGGTGAAATTGTTGCTAAAAAATTCTTTAAAAATGCAATAATAAATACTTTTGATACAGAAGCAGAAGCTGTTGCAGAGGTTTTAAATGGCAGAGCTACTGCTTTTATAAATGACCAACCTTATAATGCAATTTTTGCAGATGATAAAGGTAAAGGCAAATTAGTACATTTAGATAAACCTTTAACGTATGAGCCACTTGCTTTTGCAATTAGAAAAGGCGACCCAGATTTTCTTAATTGGTTAAATAACTTTTTAAGACAAATAAAAGAAGATAAAGTTGTAAATTTACATGAAATACTTTATCAAAAATGGTTTGTTGATACTAAATGGTTAGACAAACTACAATAA